From Bradyrhizobium sp. sBnM-33:
ATCTGGTCGGGATCGATCCCGCTGATCGCGCTGCCGTCCTCGCGCGCGAGCTGGGTGAAGTTGACCCGCCATTCGATGGGCGAACGCTGCGGCCGCACGATTGCGGACTTGCGCGGAAAACGATGCGTGCCCGCGGCTTCCGCCTTTTCCATCAGCGCCGGAATCGTCCGCCACGCCTCGCCCGCCCTTTCGGGATCGATGCCGTTGAGGCGCAGCATCATCGATGGGTAAAGCATGCCGCCGGCATTGTCGCCGACTTCGAACGATGCACCCGCCCAAGCCGCGAGATCGCCGTCGCCTGAGCAATCGATGAAGATGTCGGAGCGTACCGCCAGGCGGCCCGCCTTGGTCTCGACCATCAGCGCATGGATGCGCTTGTCATCATCCATCACGACACCCGCGCCGAGTGCGTGAAAGAGGATGTCGACGTTGTACGCCGCCAGCAGATCGTCGGCCGCGATCTTGTAGGCCGCACTGTCATAGGCCTGCGCAAAAATCTTGCCGAGGATCAGATGCGGCGCATTGAGCCCGTCGAGCCGGTCGATCCGCGCCAGCAGTTCGGAAGCGATGCCCTGCACCACCCGATGCATCTCGCCATGAACATTGGCATGCAGTCCGCAGAAATTCGTCACGCCCGCCGCCGTACCCATGCCGCCGAGAAAGCCGTAGCGTTCGATCAGGAGCGTGCGACGGCCTGCGCGCGCAGCGGCCACCGCGGCCGCAATGCCGGCGGGCCCGCCACCGAGGACGGCAACTTCATATTCGCCATAGACTGGCACCCGGCGCGCGGGTTCTTCGATCGTTTTGGCCGACACTGGTCGCTTTCCGTCCCTGATGATCTTGTTGCCGGCACTATGAATTGATGCACAACGGACTACAATCCGGCAAATTGCGCGATCAGCTTTCTCGAATCGTGAAAAGTGGATGGATACGCTCACCAATCTCCAAGCCTTTTTGGCCTCCGCCGAGGCCGGCGGCTTTTCGGCCGCGGCCCGCAAGCTCAACGTTTCGACCTCGGTCGTGTCCAAGCGGGTCACGCAACTCGAGGACCAGATCGGCATCGCGCTGTTCCGCCGCTCGACCCGCCAGTTGCGATTGACGGAGGCGGGTCAGCGCTATCTGCATCGCGCGCGCGGGGTGGTGGCCGACGCCAGCGACCTTCTGGCGCGCATGGGCGAGAAGGACCGCGACCTCGTCGATCACCTTCGCATCAAGGCTCCGACTTCGCTGACCATCGCCCGGCTCGCGGATGCATTCAGCGCCTTCCAGACGCACAATCCGCGGCTGAAGCTTGAAATCGTGCTGATCGATCGGCCGGTCGATCCGGTGACGGAAGGATTTGATATCGCGATCGGCGCATTCCCGCATTCGTTCGGCGGCGTCGTTGACGAGCCGCTCTGCTCGCTCAAGCGGCTGCTATGCGCTTCGCCCGCCTATCTCGCAGCCCATGGCATGCCCGAGCACCCGCGCGAACTGGCCGATCATCATTGCCTGAGCTTTCTTCCCACCGGATCTGAATGGACATTCGAAGGACCGCGTGGCCGAACCAGTATCCAGGTGCGCCCGCTGTTGAGCTCAAACGAAGGCCACGTGCTGGTGAAAAGCGCGATCGCAGGCAACGGCATTGCCTTGATCTCGCACTATCTCGTGGCCGACGCGCTGCGCAGCGGCGCGCTGCAGCCAGTGCTGCCGGATTTTGTGCCTCCCGAACTATGGGTCAAGGCCGCCATTCCGGAGCGGCGGGTGAATGCCGCAGCCGTGCAGGCGCTGCTGCAGCATCTGCGACGCGTGCTCTCGCCGGCGCTGTGAAATGCAAGGCCGTTACGTCCCGACCTGCAGTGGCGACGTCAACTTGCGCAACGCTGCGATCACCGAGAGCGCCGTGATGCGGCCGGTCTTCGGATTTTCCGAGGGGATGTTTTCGATCGACATCGTGAACGAGGCCGAGTCGGATTCGACCCTGATCTGATGGCAATTCCGCGTCACCGCCGGATCGGCCCAGATTTCGATGGTCGTGCGATCCGGCCCAATACCCGCCAGTGACAACGCTGCCACCACGTTCACATTGGCAGGAAAGGCGGCAGCCGCATCGCGCGCCGAGCCCTTGAAGACGCATAGCGCCGATGTCAGGCCCTCCATCGAAATCCGGTTCTCGACCAGGTAAGGCGCACCTGCTAGGCCGTTCGGCGGCTTGCGCGTGACCATCTGCACCAAGGTGATCGTGCCTTCGGCAGCGGCGCAAACCGCATCAAATCCAATCAAGGCGCCGGTCGGCACGATAATTTGGCCGCCATGCGCCCGCGCCAGATCGACGAGATCGGGCCTTGGCAGCAGCGCGCTGGCGCTCAGCACCATAACTTGCTTGCCGGCAATCAGCATCGGCCGGCAGATCTGATCGAGGATGTCAGCCGGCGCACATTCGACCACGACGTCGGCATGGTCGGGCACCTCATCGAGCGAAACCAGCGGACAGGAAATGCCTTCACGATCGAGCCACGCCTGCGCCTTCGCTCGATCCCTCGTCGTGATCGCTGCGAGCGAAAGGCCAGGCAAACCCTCAGCCAGCTTGCGTGCCACGGTTCGGCCGATCTCGCCCAGCCCGGCAATGGCGATACGTTTGGAAGACACTTATCCTACCTCCAATTCGCCGCCCGCTTCTCTGCAAACGACGCCAGCCCCTCCGACGCCTCCGCCGTCTGCCGTCGCGCCGAATGCATTTTCACCAGCCGCGTGTAAGCCTCGTCGTCGACACTCATGCCGCCGAATGAACTCTCCATTGCCAGCCGCTTGGTTTCCGCCATTGCTTCGGGACCATTGGCGAGCAGTTGCTCGACAACCTTGGCGCCTGCCATCTCCAATTCGGCCAGCGGCACCACCTCATGCACCAAGCCGATGCGGCGGGCCTCTTCCGCGCCGAACCGCTCGCCGGTCAGCGCGTAGCGACGGACCTGGCGGACGCCGATGGCATCGCAGAGTTGCGGGATGATGATCGCGGCGGTCAGGCCCCAGCGCACTTCGGTGATCGAGAACAGCGCATCGTCGGCGGCGATCACCACGTCGCACGCCGAGATCACGCCGGTGCCGCCGCCGAAACAGCCGCCCTGCACCAGCGCCACCGTCGGGATCGGCAGCGTGTTCAACCGCTGCACGGCTTCGAACGTCGCGCGCGATACCGCTTCGTTCTCCGCGGCCGATTTCGGCCGAACGCCGTTGATCCATTTCAGGTCGGCGCCGGCCTGGAAATGCTTGCCATTGCCCTTCAGCACGACGACGCGAAGGTTTTGCTTCTTGCCGAGGTCGTCCATCGCCGCGAGCACGCCACCGATCAGTCCGCCATCATAGGCGTTGTTCACCTCGGGGCGATTGAGCGTGACGGTGGCGACACCGCGCGCATCGAGATCCCATAAAACCGGATTGGCACTCATTCGGCGGCCCTTTGTATCCTTGTTCGTTGTGGAACACTATGCCGAGACGGCGGAAGTTGATCCATCCCTTTTGGCCATGGCAGTGATGCAAATCGCATCGCCGGTTGCACAGCGTCGCCCGCTTGTGGAAACTGCCCTTTCAAGGGTTCGCTTCAGCAGGATTTTCCATCCATGCGGATTTGCGTTTTCGGTGCGGGCGCCGTTGGCAGCCATTTTGCGGTACGTCTCGCACTGGCAGGACATGACGTTTCCTGCGTGATGCGAGGCGCGCATCTGGATGCCGTGAAAAACAACGGGCTGACGCTGCGGGTTGGAGATGGCGAGTTCAAGGCGAAGGTCAGCGCATTCAGCGATCCCGCCGCGCTGGGCCGGCAGGACGTTGTCATCTGCACGCTAAAGGCGACAGGCCTCGCCAGCCTCGCCGCCGGGCTGCAGCCGCTGCTCGGCGACGACACTGCCGTGGTGTTCGCGCAGAACGGCATTCCCTGGTGGTACGATATCGGGCTTTCGCCAAGCCATCCGCCGGTGCCGGATTTAGCCTTCCTCGATCCCGGCGGACGCCTGCGCGCGGCGATCCCGAGAGAGCGCATCGTCGGCGGCGTGGTGTTTTCATCGAATGAAGTCGTCGCGCCGGGCGTGGTCGCGAACCTGTCGCCGGAGCGCAACCGGCTCCTGATCGGCGAGTGCGACGACCGTCAAGGCGATCGGGTCGCAAAGCTGCGCGCCGCGCTGAATGACGCTTCGATCGACTCGCCCGAGGTCACGCAGATCAGGGAAACGATCTGGTCCAAACTCCTGACCAACATGTCGATGTCGGTGCTGTGTCTGCTGACCGGGCAAACCGCGCGCGCCGTTCGTGACGATCCTGATCTCGCCGGCATCGTGCCGCGCCTGCTCGACGAGGCCAACAGCGTGGCGCAAAGTTGCTTTCCGCAAGTCAAGCGCGTGACGCGATCCGGCCCCGCGCCGGACCACAAGCCGTCGATCCTGCAGGATTACGAGCTCGGCCGCGCCATGGAGATCGACGTGCTGGTGCGGGCGCCCGCCGCCTTCGCCCGCGCCGCCGGACTTTCGACACCGATGCTCGACATGACGGCCGCGCTGGCGATCCGGCAGGCGCGCGACAGGGGGCTCTACAAGACCTGAGGACTAGCAAGGGAAGCTGCATCATGCATGTCAAAGACAAGGTCTGCGTCGTCACGGGAGCCGCGAGCGGCATCGGCGAGGCGGTGGCGCGCGCCTATGCGGAAGCCGGCGCGCGTGGCGTCGTCGTCGCCGACCTCAAAACGTCGCGCGAGAAGCTTGCCAAGGTCGCGGGCGACATCGACGGGCTGCCGATCACGGCCGACGTCGGACTGGAGGAAGACATCAAGGCGCTGATCGCCGCGGCCGAAGGCAAATATGGCCCGGTCGACGTGTTCTTTTCCAACGCCGGGCTGTCGCGCA
This genomic window contains:
- a CDS encoding aspartate dehydrogenase, yielding MSSKRIAIAGLGEIGRTVARKLAEGLPGLSLAAITTRDRAKAQAWLDREGISCPLVSLDEVPDHADVVVECAPADILDQICRPMLIAGKQVMVLSASALLPRPDLVDLARAHGGQIIVPTGALIGFDAVCAAAEGTITLVQMVTRKPPNGLAGAPYLVENRISMEGLTSALCVFKGSARDAAAAFPANVNVVAALSLAGIGPDRTTIEIWADPAVTRNCHQIRVESDSASFTMSIENIPSENPKTGRITALSVIAALRKLTSPLQVGT
- a CDS encoding enoyl-CoA hydratase-related protein → MSANPVLWDLDARGVATVTLNRPEVNNAYDGGLIGGVLAAMDDLGKKQNLRVVVLKGNGKHFQAGADLKWINGVRPKSAAENEAVSRATFEAVQRLNTLPIPTVALVQGGCFGGGTGVISACDVVIAADDALFSITEVRWGLTAAIIIPQLCDAIGVRQVRRYALTGERFGAEEARRIGLVHEVVPLAELEMAGAKVVEQLLANGPEAMAETKRLAMESSFGGMSVDDEAYTRLVKMHSARRQTAEASEGLASFAEKRAANWR
- a CDS encoding LysR family transcriptional regulator gives rise to the protein MDTLTNLQAFLASAEAGGFSAAARKLNVSTSVVSKRVTQLEDQIGIALFRRSTRQLRLTEAGQRYLHRARGVVADASDLLARMGEKDRDLVDHLRIKAPTSLTIARLADAFSAFQTHNPRLKLEIVLIDRPVDPVTEGFDIAIGAFPHSFGGVVDEPLCSLKRLLCASPAYLAAHGMPEHPRELADHHCLSFLPTGSEWTFEGPRGRTSIQVRPLLSSNEGHVLVKSAIAGNGIALISHYLVADALRSGALQPVLPDFVPPELWVKAAIPERRVNAAAVQALLQHLRRVLSPAL
- a CDS encoding ketopantoate reductase family protein, with protein sequence MRICVFGAGAVGSHFAVRLALAGHDVSCVMRGAHLDAVKNNGLTLRVGDGEFKAKVSAFSDPAALGRQDVVICTLKATGLASLAAGLQPLLGDDTAVVFAQNGIPWWYDIGLSPSHPPVPDLAFLDPGGRLRAAIPRERIVGGVVFSSNEVVAPGVVANLSPERNRLLIGECDDRQGDRVAKLRAALNDASIDSPEVTQIRETIWSKLLTNMSMSVLCLLTGQTARAVRDDPDLAGIVPRLLDEANSVAQSCFPQVKRVTRSGPAPDHKPSILQDYELGRAMEIDVLVRAPAAFARAAGLSTPMLDMTAALAIRQARDRGLYKT
- a CDS encoding FAD-dependent oxidoreductase, which translates into the protein MSAKTIEEPARRVPVYGEYEVAVLGGGPAGIAAAVAAARAGRRTLLIERYGFLGGMGTAAGVTNFCGLHANVHGEMHRVVQGIASELLARIDRLDGLNAPHLILGKIFAQAYDSAAYKIAADDLLAAYNVDILFHALGAGVVMDDDKRIHALMVETKAGRLAVRSDIFIDCSGDGDLAAWAGASFEVGDNAGGMLYPSMMLRLNGIDPERAGEAWRTIPALMEKAEAAGTHRFPRKSAIVRPQRSPIEWRVNFTQLAREDGSAISGIDPDQMTRGEIEGRRQAVQAFEFLRTVPGFENSYIVDLPPQLGIRETRRVIGGYMLSGEDVLSCASFDDSIGVNGWPMEQHVAGDVVFKFPPIPESRGFNELPYRMLVPEGIDNLLMAGRCASMTHDGQSAARVSGACFAMGEATGLAAALALSGNTNPRDIAVEKLQQMLKQQGAFIGRDQPVPEGL